ATCGATATGTATGTATGAAGATTCAATCAATATATAGATGAAAATAGAACACTGTTAATTTTTCAGGGAAAATGAACAATTAAAGTATGGTCGAGGGTCCCGGTCCCCCATTTATCTATATGCAAAAATTCCCACAATCACAATGATATTCGTTTTTTATCTATTCACTATTTTGCACGCTAATGTTGGtttgattaataaaaagatCTATTTAATAACTGATCTCTAAGTATCTTTGTGCAGGACTATTGCCcgtttcgtttttttttttttaataataaatccatatctattttaaaatatattattttaaaactattgtatgaattatttataactaaattcatattttagtttaaaattgatTAGAGTTAAATAATCGGTTATTGATTATATAATTGATTtgagttaaattaattttttttacttagattattttttaattgatttaaaaatttgatattatataaaaaaaattgatataatttgttaatttcaTGAATTTGATCCATTATTAAATTATGATGATAAAAATACGAGTAAGTTTAAACTATGATGCCAAATTTGAGATTCTTCTTCACATAAAATgaaagacaaataaaatagttaaacttatataagattttcaaaagaaaaatagaatggAAAAGTCTAAGatgaataaaaaaactaatttgtgtaaaatatgttaattaaaaataagtcatgtttttatgcattattttaaaattgaaggtatgaacttttgtttataaaaaaagataaatatgtttttttaggaAATATGTTTTTGTTGTGAAAAGATAAGAATTTGCTAAGgtcatgaaaatgaaaaaaattatattaaaaactcGTACTAcgagaaaaatgatataaagtTTAATACATGTAGAAATGGAGAAAAAAAACGAAGTATTGTTAAGTtagaaaattattgaaatatagAAAAGGAATAgataaatggaaaaataaagtTAGAGTTCAAGAATGGTTACTTCGTTGTTGTCGTTGAAATCGGAGAATAAGCAACAATTTTTTTGCATTATTGATGCAAGAAAGATAACAtcttgttaatttaatttaaattgtatgtaaattacaatttagagagaaaaaaaattaagaatctAAGAAAGAATTTAGAAttcaaatcaaaaaataaaatatgagtgaaTAATAATTCGATAAAATccaattctaaaaataaaaataaatttaaatatagttataaatttgattaaattaaattatagctatattattttaatcaaaaatataaaatgaatttaaatataGTTATGAATTTGGACCTCCTATCAGAATATTTTTTGCAAGGCTCTAGTTTTGAGATATGCTCTCAACCGAAATAAGTCTAAAATACAACTCATCGTATCTTTAAGTGAGGTTGTGTTTCACTTCCGCCTGCTTTAACTTGTGCTTGATAGAGGAACTGAACTGTATGCATTTAAAGCTTCCTTCACAATCTTCAAAAGTTGTTGCACTATTTCAAACTTTTCACCACAAGCTATGATATCGGTAGCTAGCTGATTGAGAAATTTTCACCATTTGCATTTTACTGCATTAACTCTGCCTTCCTAAATTGACCTGGTAATACTACCTTGCATCTTAAATATGTCATCCAGATGTCATAATATGGAACTCCAGTTTAATAAGCAGTCAATAAGTTGGATTTCCACTGATAGTTATCAAAATGCTGTCAGGAAGAGATATTAATCAACTTCAAGtagatatataaaaatcaagaaCAGTGAAACCAACTTCAAAACACATGCTGGGACACACCTTTGATTAGAACTATCGGTACTACATAGATTCCTGTTAGAGATCCTTATAGACCTGGTTATCAGTCATCACATATATAACAAATTGTGCATCATCCAAACTTCCCAAAGAAGAATATATGTTGGCAAGAAGCACATAAGATGCAGAATTTCACGGGTCCAGTCGATAGAGTTCCTCAGCTGCTCTTTTCGCTAAGCTCAAGTTAGCATGAACACAGCATGATCATAGCACAACCTCCCATAATCTAGAATGACTCACTCCGGCTATAACCAGGATCCTTATGTACCTGGTTATCACTCATCAGATCTCTAACAACTTGTGCATCATCCCATCTTCCCATAGAAGAATACATGTTGGCAAGAAGCACATAAGGCGCAGAATTTTGCGGGTCCAGTCGATAGAGTTCCTCAGCTGCTCTTTTCGCTAAGCTCAAGTTAGCATGAACACGGCACGAGCTTAACACAACCTCCCACACAATCGCATCATCTTTATATGGCATGGTATCGAGAATGACTTCTACTTCAAGAAACCTCCCTGCTCGGCTCAGACAATCAATGATGCAAGTATAATGATCCAACTTTGGCACCACTTCAAATTTTTGTAGCATCGCGTTGAATATTTCGACCCCTTCATCGACCAATGCCGAGTGGCTACAAGCGGTTAAAACAGCAACAAAAGTAATATCATCAGGTTTTTCACCGGACGAAATCATGTCATTGTAAAGGAATACAGCCTCATGACCATAACCATTCTGCGCATAACCATGTATCATCTCATTCCAAGTAACAATATTTTTTCCGGGCATCATATCAAAATAACATCTGGCTGCACCTACATTCCCACATTTACAATACATTTCTATGAGAGAACTCCCCACAAATACATCATCTACATAACCATCTTTTATGATCTGAGCATGGATTTGTTGTCCTTGAAACAAGGAGGAAAGTTTCGCACAAGAGCTTGCTGCGGTAGAAAAAGAAAACTCGGAAGGTACAAAGCCGAATTGTCTCATCCGTTTAAAAAAAGCCAAAGCATCTTGTTCAAGAGAATTGATTGAGAACCCTGCTATCATTGAGTTCCAACAAACAACATCTAGTTCAGACAGTTTACTGAATACATTTTTAGACAACTCCATTTTCCCACATTTTGAATACACATTAATAAGGCTACTTGCAACATACAGATCATCAAAAAATCCAAGCTTTTGAGAAACTGCATGAACCTGTTTTCCAGATTCAAGAAGTCCCAATTCAGCACATGAACTGAGAATAATGGCTAGAGTGGTCCTATCAGGATGCTGACATTGAAACTGCATTTTTCTAAACAGTTCAACTGCCTCTCCATGATCTGCACTCTGGTTATACCCCGAAAGTATGGCATTCCATGAAATCAAACTCGGGTACGGCATGCAGTCGAATATCTGACGCCCAGTTTTAACATCCCCCGACTTAACACACGCTGCCAGCATATTAATATACGTAACATCATCTGGTTCATATCCACAACACTGCATCCTCTGAAAACACTCAGCAGCTTTCTCACTGTGGCATCTGTTTCCATACCCAGATATCATTATATTCCAAGAAACAACACTGTGCTGATCAAAACTAACAAAAACCTTTTCAGCACTATCCATGTCCCCACTTTTAGCATACATATCAAGCAAAGAATTGCACAAATGGAGGTCTTTCTCAAACCCAAGTTTAACCGAGAGAGTGTGAATCTGTTTCCCTTGCGCATTAGTCGATAAACCACAGCTATTATCACTGATACCAATTTCTCTATTCCCAGATACTCCTTTTGCACAAATACCCAAGATGCTGGACAATGAAACAGAATCAACACAAATCCCTTTTCTCAACATGAGTCTAAATAATTCCAAAGCTTCTTTGACTTGATTAGTTTGTGATAAACCACCCATCATTGTAGTAAAAGTTACCTCATTAGGTTCATGAATGTCCTCAAAAACACGAATTGCATCCCCATTTAAGCCACACTTAGTATACATAGACAAAAGAGCATTAacaacataaatattattatcaaaaccaacttTGATCACAAACCCATGATTTCTCCTACCACAATGTGAATCTAACAAAGCACCACATGCACTAAAAACAGTAGCAAATGTTATATGAGAGGGTTTAATCGATCCATGTAGCATCATTGAATCATAGGTATCAAGTGCTTGTCTTTCATACCCATTTCGAACCATGGTGGTGATTATGGTGTTCAACGAGACGGTGTTTCTTTCGGGCATTTGAAGGAATAAACGACACGCGTTTTGCAAATTGTTGGATTTGCAATAGGCGGCTAAGATGGCGTTCCATGAAAAGATATTTTTGTGAGGAATTTTGTCGAACACATGGTGTGCGAAAGAGATAAGGTTGCATTTGGAATAGAGTTCTATGAGGGTGTTGGATAGAAAAGTGTCGGAGAAAAGGTTGAAGCGGAAGATTCGAGCATGGACAATTTTGGCGGGTAATAGAGATTTGTTTGTTATGCAAGACTGTAATAAATTCGCTAAGTTCAAACTCTTGACTTCCATCAAAATTCACCACACCTTACACCTCACCCCTTGCTGCTTATATATTGTGGCTTATGCAAAGgctaaaatatcattttagcCCTTACAAGTATCCGACAACATTAtcattttgatatttgattcataacaaaaatctaaaatagttatatttt
This region of Cicer arietinum cultivar CDC Frontier isolate Library 1 chromosome 8, Cicar.CDCFrontier_v2.0, whole genome shotgun sequence genomic DNA includes:
- the LOC101498897 gene encoding pentatricopeptide repeat-containing protein At4g20770 — translated: MEVKSLNLANLLQSCITNKSLLPAKIVHARIFRFNLFSDTFLSNTLIELYSKCNLISFAHHVFDKIPHKNIFSWNAILAAYCKSNNLQNACRLFLQMPERNTVSLNTIITTMVRNGYERQALDTYDSMMLHGSIKPSHITFATVFSACGALLDSHCGRRNHGFVIKVGFDNNIYVVNALLSMYTKCGLNGDAIRVFEDIHEPNEVTFTTMMGGLSQTNQVKEALELFRLMLRKGICVDSVSLSSILGICAKGVSGNREIGISDNSCGLSTNAQGKQIHTLSVKLGFEKDLHLCNSLLDMYAKSGDMDSAEKVFVSFDQHSVVSWNIMISGYGNRCHSEKAAECFQRMQCCGYEPDDVTYINMLAACVKSGDVKTGRQIFDCMPYPSLISWNAILSGYNQSADHGEAVELFRKMQFQCQHPDRTTLAIILSSCAELGLLESGKQVHAVSQKLGFFDDLYVASSLINVYSKCGKMELSKNVFSKLSELDVVCWNSMIAGFSINSLEQDALAFFKRMRQFGFVPSEFSFSTAASSCAKLSSLFQGQQIHAQIIKDGYVDDVFVGSSLIEMYCKCGNVGAARCYFDMMPGKNIVTWNEMIHGYAQNGYGHEAVFLYNDMISSGEKPDDITFVAVLTACSHSALVDEGVEIFNAMLQKFEVVPKLDHYTCIIDCLSRAGRFLEVEVILDTMPYKDDAIVWEVVLSSCRVHANLSLAKRAAEELYRLDPQNSAPYVLLANMYSSMGRWDDAQVVRDLMSDNQVHKDPGYSRSESF